From a region of the Odoribacter splanchnicus DSM 20712 genome:
- a CDS encoding FecR family protein, translating into MDTSTKEELFRKVWAALYEEGNKDELQVREVVDQMYMAVKEPELDIEEVFDKVQREIGTVRNKERRLWWNVIKYAVAVVLPLGLGVAGYILWNGRGNEQQQQMEGYVRPQNAVMLTLAFGKKIAVDEQQLEESLTTDAVTIRRDSIEGLVYEVSGQKNRAAERFNILEVPVAAEYQLRLSDGTVVYLNSDSRLKYPEVFTGNERKVYLEGEAYFEVAKDKEHPFKVTAQGVEVNVLGTHFNVNAYPERTDVVTTLVEGKVRVGRGTRQIVLVPGEQAAASAESLNVKKVDVREYIAWKDGLFVFSRMSLEEIMRQVYRWYGVETVFSDETVRAVTFTGIIDKSMPLGELFKVIETVVDVRFVMDENNQVVITAK; encoded by the coding sequence ATGGATACAAGTACCAAAGAGGAATTATTCCGTAAAGTATGGGCAGCTCTTTATGAAGAGGGGAACAAAGATGAATTGCAGGTGCGGGAAGTTGTCGACCAAATGTATATGGCTGTGAAAGAACCGGAGTTGGATATAGAAGAAGTGTTTGATAAAGTACAAAGGGAGATAGGTACGGTAAGGAATAAGGAGCGGAGATTATGGTGGAATGTGATAAAGTATGCAGTTGCCGTAGTGTTACCTTTGGGGTTAGGTGTGGCGGGATATATCCTTTGGAATGGCCGTGGGAATGAGCAACAGCAGCAAATGGAAGGATATGTACGTCCGCAGAATGCCGTTATGCTGACTTTGGCATTTGGAAAAAAAATTGCGGTAGATGAGCAACAGCTGGAAGAATCTCTGACGACCGATGCGGTAACTATCCGCCGGGATAGTATCGAGGGCCTTGTATATGAGGTAAGTGGACAGAAAAATAGGGCGGCAGAGCGGTTTAATATATTGGAAGTTCCTGTAGCGGCGGAATATCAGTTGCGCTTATCAGACGGAACGGTTGTGTATTTAAATTCGGACAGCCGCTTGAAATATCCGGAAGTATTTACAGGTAATGAACGTAAAGTATATTTGGAGGGTGAGGCGTATTTTGAAGTGGCTAAAGATAAGGAACATCCGTTTAAGGTTACGGCGCAGGGGGTGGAAGTGAATGTTTTGGGAACGCACTTTAATGTAAATGCTTACCCGGAACGTACCGATGTCGTGACAACGCTGGTAGAGGGGAAGGTGAGGGTTGGGAGAGGAACACGTCAGATTGTATTGGTTCCGGGAGAGCAGGCTGCTGCGTCGGCAGAGAGTTTGAACGTGAAGAAAGTGGATGTACGGGAATATATTGCCTGGAAAGATGGACTGTTTGTGTTTAGCCGGATGTCGTTGGAGGAGATTATGAGACAGGTGTACCGTTGGTATGGGGTGGAAACGGTGTTTTCCGACGAGACCGTGAGAGCTGTGACTTTTACGGGGATAATCGACAAAAGTATGCCGTTGGGAGAATTGTTTAAAGTGATAGAGACGGTGGTGGACGTGCGTTTCGTAATGGATGAAAATAATCAGGTAGTTATTACTGCAAAATAA
- a CDS encoding sigma-70 family RNA polymerase sigma factor: MAEDAVQESFVYLWNHRKEMKPDIAIEGYLYSCVRHYVLNYIRHQNIRIRQEKEIVREQEWLAGVTYDEIDVDAKLLTIKKVIDALPEGCRKIFVMSVIEGMSYTDTAKELGVSVNTVKSQVKIAYKKLKNTVQKSPDNMYLTILFLLSLKKIL; this comes from the coding sequence GTGGCAGAAGATGCTGTTCAGGAAAGTTTTGTGTATTTGTGGAATCATCGGAAAGAGATGAAGCCTGATATTGCCATAGAGGGTTATTTATATTCTTGTGTGCGGCATTATGTGTTGAATTATATCCGGCATCAAAATATCCGGATCAGGCAGGAAAAAGAGATTGTGCGTGAGCAGGAATGGTTAGCGGGGGTGACGTACGATGAGATTGATGTAGATGCTAAATTATTGACTATAAAGAAAGTAATTGATGCATTGCCGGAAGGATGTAGAAAGATATTTGTGATGTCTGTAATTGAGGGAATGAGCTATACAGATACGGCCAAGGAATTGGGGGTGTCGGTGAATACAGTAAAGTCACAAGTGAAGATTGCTTATAAGAAATTAAAAAATACGGTTCAGAAATCTCCTGATAATATGTATCTTACTATTTTATTTTTACTTTCCTTAAAAAAAATACTATAA
- the hisS gene encoding histidine--tRNA ligase yields the protein MAQLPSIPKGTRDYSPEIMVKRNYIFDTIKSVFKLYGYMPLETPAMENLSTLMGKYGEEGDKLLFKILNSGDFIGNISDQELLEKNSIKLTNKISEKGLRYDLTVPFARFVVQHQSELTFPFKRYQIQPVWRADRPQKGRYREFYQCDVDVVGSDSLLHEVELIQMVDEVYRRLKIKVRLLINNRKILAGIAEIIGYPDQLTDITVAIDKMDKIGLDKVNAELREKGITEEAIVKLQPILNLEGSNSEKLEKLKTILQDSPIGLKGVEELSIVFDYLKDVDIRTEIKLDLTLARGLSYYTGAIFEVKALDVQIGSITGGGRYDDLTGIFGLKNMSGVGISFGADRIFDVMNQLDLFPKDNMTTTQILFVNFGKQEERYCLPLLKQLREAGINAEIYPEAAKMKKQMTYADKKEIPFVALIGENEMQEGIISLKNMLSGEQHNVTMEELVERLKR from the coding sequence ATGGCACAACTTCCTTCTATACCAAAGGGAACAAGAGATTATTCACCTGAAATCATGGTGAAGCGCAATTATATATTCGATACGATCAAGAGTGTTTTTAAACTATACGGTTATATGCCACTGGAAACGCCAGCCATGGAAAACCTGTCCACTTTAATGGGCAAGTACGGAGAGGAAGGGGATAAGCTATTATTCAAAATCTTAAATTCAGGAGATTTTATCGGGAACATCTCCGATCAGGAATTATTAGAAAAGAATAGTATAAAGCTCACCAACAAGATCTCAGAAAAAGGATTACGTTATGACCTGACTGTCCCTTTCGCACGATTTGTCGTACAACATCAAAGCGAATTAACCTTTCCTTTCAAACGTTATCAAATCCAGCCGGTTTGGCGGGCCGACCGGCCTCAGAAAGGACGTTACCGGGAATTTTATCAATGTGACGTAGATGTTGTCGGAAGTGATTCGCTTTTGCATGAAGTAGAGTTGATTCAAATGGTCGACGAAGTATACCGGCGTCTGAAAATCAAGGTGCGTTTATTAATCAATAACCGGAAAATACTGGCAGGAATTGCAGAAATCATAGGTTATCCGGACCAGCTGACAGATATTACAGTAGCCATCGATAAAATGGACAAAATCGGTCTGGACAAGGTTAATGCTGAATTACGGGAAAAAGGAATCACCGAAGAAGCAATCGTCAAATTGCAACCTATTTTGAACCTGGAAGGAAGTAATAGTGAGAAGCTGGAAAAACTCAAAACTATTTTACAGGATAGCCCTATCGGTTTAAAAGGTGTCGAAGAACTATCCATTGTATTCGATTATCTGAAGGATGTGGACATCCGGACCGAAATCAAACTGGACCTTACCCTGGCCCGTGGTTTGAGTTATTATACCGGTGCTATTTTTGAAGTAAAAGCCTTAGATGTCCAGATCGGTAGTATCACCGGAGGTGGACGTTATGATGACCTGACCGGTATTTTCGGATTAAAAAATATGTCGGGAGTCGGTATATCCTTCGGTGCCGACCGTATTTTCGATGTCATGAATCAACTGGATCTGTTTCCCAAAGATAATATGACAACCACTCAGATCCTTTTCGTCAATTTCGGTAAGCAGGAAGAAAGATATTGTTTACCTCTTCTCAAACAACTGCGGGAAGCCGGTATCAATGCGGAAATTTATCCGGAAGCCGCTAAAATGAAAAAACAGATGACTTATGCAGATAAAAAAGAGATACCTTTCGTAGCCCTGATCGGCGAAAATGAAATGCAAGAAGGTATTATCTCCCTGAAAAATATGCTATCGGGTGAACAGCATAATGTTACAATGGAAGAGTTAGTCGAAAGACTCAAGCGATAA
- the hutH gene encoding histidine ammonia-lyase: protein MVHYISPAPLTFEVIDKILSKNYKLALSEDSKKLINDCKAYLDHKIESSAKPLYGITTGFGSLCKISISKEDLSQLQANLVMSHACSLGEPIHQDIIRLMLLLKAHALSLGKSGVQLVTVERIIDMFNHNVLPVVRELGSLGASGDLAPLANLFLPLINEGEVWYKGKICDAKAINAKLGWAPIELGAKEGLALLNGTQFMSSHAVYALLKAFKIAKYADIIGALSLEAYDGRIDPFLPQIQAARPHPGQIETARNIRTLLEGSEFQQKEKTHVQDPYSFRCMPQVHGASKDSIMYVASVVEREINSVTDNPTIFMEDDLIISGGNFHGQPLALVMDFLSIALAELGSISERRTYRLISGDRGNIPEFLVANPGLNSGFMIPQYAAAAIVSKNKQLCTPCSVDSIPSSNEQEDHVSMGGNAATKTVKVAENVERILAIELMNAAQAIDLQRPTKTSPYLEEFLKEFRSIVPFNGQDRVMYKDIDAATEFLKQGDFE, encoded by the coding sequence ATGGTACATTATATATCTCCAGCACCTCTTACCTTCGAGGTCATCGATAAAATTTTAAGTAAGAATTACAAACTGGCTCTTTCCGAAGATAGTAAAAAATTAATCAACGATTGTAAAGCCTACCTGGATCATAAAATCGAGAGTTCTGCCAAACCTTTATATGGCATAACGACAGGTTTCGGTTCATTATGCAAAATCAGTATTTCCAAAGAAGACCTCAGCCAATTACAGGCCAACCTGGTGATGTCACACGCTTGTAGTCTTGGAGAACCGATTCATCAGGATATCATTCGTCTGATGTTATTGCTGAAAGCACATGCTTTGTCGCTGGGGAAATCCGGTGTGCAGTTAGTGACCGTCGAACGGATCATCGATATGTTCAATCATAATGTATTGCCGGTAGTCCGTGAATTAGGTTCTTTGGGAGCCTCCGGCGACTTAGCTCCTTTGGCCAATCTATTTTTACCTTTAATTAACGAAGGAGAAGTGTGGTATAAAGGCAAGATTTGCGATGCAAAAGCAATCAATGCCAAATTGGGTTGGGCCCCGATCGAACTCGGAGCTAAAGAAGGATTGGCACTATTAAACGGTACTCAGTTTATGAGTTCTCATGCCGTATATGCTTTATTGAAAGCTTTCAAGATTGCCAAATATGCCGATATCATCGGAGCGCTTTCATTAGAAGCTTACGACGGTCGAATCGATCCTTTCTTACCTCAGATCCAGGCCGCACGTCCTCACCCGGGTCAGATCGAAACAGCACGCAATATCAGAACTTTACTGGAAGGGTCCGAATTCCAGCAAAAAGAAAAAACACATGTTCAGGATCCCTACTCTTTCCGTTGTATGCCACAAGTTCACGGAGCCAGTAAAGACAGTATCATGTATGTCGCTTCTGTTGTAGAACGGGAAATTAATTCCGTAACGGACAATCCCACCATTTTCATGGAAGACGATTTGATTATTTCCGGCGGCAACTTCCACGGTCAACCTCTGGCTTTGGTGATGGACTTCCTGAGTATTGCTTTGGCAGAGTTAGGCAGTATATCCGAGCGGCGTACTTACCGGCTGATTTCAGGTGACCGGGGAAATATTCCTGAATTCCTGGTAGCCAATCCGGGCCTGAACTCCGGTTTTATGATTCCTCAATACGCAGCAGCAGCTATTGTAAGCAAAAATAAACAATTGTGCACTCCCTGTTCTGTAGACTCTATTCCTTCTTCCAACGAACAGGAGGACCATGTCAGCATGGGAGGAAATGCAGCGACGAAAACGGTTAAGGTTGCCGAAAACGTAGAACGTATTTTAGCAATAGAACTGATGAATGCAGCTCAGGCAATCGATTTACAGCGGCCAACCAAAACCTCACCTTACCTGGAAGAGTTCCTGAAAGAATTCCGTAGCATCGTCCCCTTCAACGGGCAAGACAGAGTGATGTATAAAGACATCGATGCCGCCACAGAATTTTTAAAACAAGGTGATTTCGAATAA
- a CDS encoding alpha-2-macroglobulin family protein, with protein sequence MRLSKLLIGILLFIGSATYAQHSPQDTLTAYYYRYPQQAIKDAEALYRQAIKNNDTPLLIKSLILKTTFTLAIDHEDYPAILSEVEKYLSQETDSAGIAVINSYCAQLYAEYYNNNSYLINQRTPVTDYIPEDIASWSSNIFAEKIKKCVAASLLPARKLQETPLSAYKAILTSLTPADSLRPTLYDFLCYRAINILLQTNTPDFAETSSDSPLLFAPADEFIAMPIPAELKGRPATILQIWQELLRFRKKQANLPAFLATDLDRLEYAKKLSSEDRDSLYLKALQELTQKYIGSPFVIEVMAKEANEYVQALSSFTFGQSADPQQLIKEKEKIINFCEKGIHLYPKYTRINLLRSIVSEMKAPKLSLQLPEVIYPEEKVALKLTSQNLDNATLQIYRIDLTTEAYEQLKNQDKNNVQRKVYEKRFTLTPSLIEQDTTIHIPLPEAGLYQISLNTTETKHSVSQTVIATRLFSNSQNSKNQQIYSVYDSKSGKPIPKAKILLYKPNYPGYTLLDTVFTNSRGLAFSSQNLSKQNLAYQVINPENPNGPINPIYRWYTSPTSQNHTTLITDRRIYRPGQTVYYKGIGWKATLDTLYALEGQKYKISFKDANDKEIAQQEVTSNRYGSFTGSFVIPARILNGYFTLYTEKGQTTIEVTDYKRPEFEITFHKPTRTYFVGDIVRLEGQVGSFSGVKMANTEINYTISVSSPIFYFPRRDITIHGITRSNAEGNFEITFKAQDIPSYPSFRNSYLYEIKVKVTDTKGETEEAGTSIPIYSGKATPALQIPEQVNKQQRTAFHISLEEIGNDSSAYPVKYTIQKLVSPKQLQTNLEIKDTIVEKNILEGHLAVFRKDSIFPDLTQQTSGIYLFTVECNQIKTNRVFFLYSPLDQKPPFPTYEWIVREKTTCRPGETARILFGTSVKEAYVRYDIYTSDKLIKRSYPVLSDEVLSIDIPFLKEYGKQIWLYISYVKDKKFFSEIIPIQKTEPDRKLTVETKVFRDHLTPGQSESWKFRVVDAAGKPVTAELLAMMYDASLDKIAPYYFNFQPTHLNPGEPYSWGAPFHYNLENRIILWSNIFKRPSYPVTPLSFSELQTYVSSHSHYRFSTKALGNTYMTGSAKLVASDFAEAALDEAGSSGMPTPEINYRENFQETAFFYPQLQTDPEGYVDISFTIPDATTQWKFTALATTPALLFGQLSETIVTSKPLMVRPNLPRFLRTGDQTELQVTVSNLSDTLQQGKVNFEFFDPANQKVFMQQNQTFRTHPQGSQTLTFQFTVPADIDLLGFRVSAQSGHFSDGEQHLLPVLPTETLITQTLPIYTNQTGKHTFTLKQPNTTITPYRLTFELTENPIWYAVLAIPSIQQPQNENITDLSGAYYVNSITQRIIHANPHIAGVIRSWHLSADDPTLLSKLEQNQELKSILLEASPWVMQAQSETECIQSLVQLFDQNRLDYQQKSILQKLAALQNPTGGWSWFKGMYPSRFMTANVLAIMARANLTGQRAFNEQEKEMQIKALRYLDNEIRKDFETTPQRIGYEQILYLYVRSLYRDIPLGDALKAHKYFIALAQKQWSDFTLYEKALTAVTLNRYGFKQEAQNILKSLRQYAVTNNEQGMYWPNNRRQIYRNSAIQTHVALMEAFYELEGNTPETELMKQWLLRQKQTQNWGNVPSTVDAIYALLLTGKDRLNQSEKVTVELGKQMLPIPTTANPLGYLKHTYTSSEIQPDMLSVEINKMTDSPSWGGLYLQYFEKFDQVEQQKGVLSVTKKLFIEKIGPDGKKELLPLGRQNLKTGDKVVTRLTLSLKQDMDFLYLKDFRAACFEPIRQLSGNQWKFGTVYYEESKDAVTNFFFNSLAKGTYVLEYPVWVNQAGTYQDGIATFQSMYAPEYTAYSEAGKITVTK encoded by the coding sequence ATGAGACTAAGTAAACTTTTAATCGGCATACTATTATTTATAGGTTCAGCCACTTACGCACAGCACTCCCCGCAGGACACCTTGACGGCCTACTACTATCGATATCCTCAACAAGCCATCAAAGACGCCGAGGCACTATACCGACAAGCCATCAAAAACAACGATACCCCTTTACTGATCAAATCATTGATTTTAAAAACTACTTTTACGTTAGCGATCGATCACGAGGACTATCCGGCAATATTAAGCGAAGTCGAAAAATACCTTTCCCAGGAGACGGATTCTGCCGGTATAGCTGTCATAAATTCCTATTGTGCCCAGCTTTATGCAGAGTACTACAATAACAACAGCTATCTGATCAACCAACGCACCCCTGTAACCGATTATATTCCGGAAGATATAGCAAGCTGGAGCAGTAATATTTTCGCCGAAAAAATCAAAAAATGTGTAGCAGCCTCTCTGCTTCCTGCCCGAAAATTACAAGAAACTCCTTTGAGCGCATACAAAGCCATACTGACTTCTTTGACTCCAGCGGATTCATTACGTCCTACACTTTACGACTTTCTTTGTTACCGGGCCATAAATATTCTTTTGCAAACCAATACTCCCGACTTTGCAGAAACATCTTCCGATTCTCCTTTACTATTCGCTCCGGCCGACGAATTTATCGCCATGCCTATTCCCGCAGAACTAAAAGGGCGGCCGGCTACCATTTTGCAGATATGGCAAGAATTACTCCGGTTCCGGAAAAAACAAGCCAATCTCCCGGCTTTCCTGGCTACCGATCTGGACCGTCTGGAATATGCCAAAAAACTTTCTTCCGAAGACAGAGATTCCCTTTATCTAAAAGCTTTGCAGGAACTGACCCAAAAATACATCGGCAGTCCTTTTGTCATCGAAGTGATGGCTAAAGAAGCCAACGAATATGTACAAGCCCTATCTTCCTTTACATTTGGGCAATCTGCCGATCCACAACAACTCATCAAAGAAAAAGAAAAGATCATCAACTTCTGCGAAAAAGGGATACATTTATATCCTAAATATACACGTATCAACTTACTACGTTCGATCGTCAGCGAAATGAAAGCTCCTAAACTATCGCTCCAACTCCCTGAAGTAATCTACCCGGAAGAAAAGGTTGCCTTAAAACTGACTTCACAGAACCTGGACAATGCCACCTTACAAATCTACCGAATCGATCTCACGACCGAGGCATACGAACAATTGAAAAATCAGGATAAGAACAATGTCCAACGTAAAGTTTACGAAAAACGTTTCACCTTAACTCCCAGTCTGATCGAACAAGATACCACCATCCATATCCCCCTTCCCGAAGCCGGACTCTATCAGATTTCATTAAATACAACGGAGACAAAACATAGTGTATCCCAAACTGTTATCGCCACCCGTTTATTTTCAAATTCTCAGAACAGCAAGAACCAGCAAATTTATTCCGTATACGATTCGAAGAGTGGCAAACCCATTCCCAAGGCCAAAATTCTTCTTTATAAACCCAACTATCCGGGTTACACCCTACTAGACACAGTGTTTACCAATTCCCGGGGACTGGCATTCTCTTCCCAAAATTTATCTAAACAAAATCTGGCTTATCAGGTAATCAATCCGGAGAACCCTAATGGTCCCATCAACCCGATATACCGGTGGTATACCTCTCCTACCTCTCAAAACCATACGACCTTAATCACCGACAGAAGGATTTACCGGCCAGGCCAAACGGTTTATTATAAAGGTATCGGCTGGAAAGCAACCCTAGATACCCTTTATGCGCTGGAAGGTCAAAAATACAAAATCAGCTTTAAGGATGCCAACGACAAGGAAATCGCCCAACAAGAAGTAACATCCAACCGATATGGTTCCTTCACAGGAAGTTTCGTCATTCCGGCCCGCATCCTTAACGGATATTTTACCCTCTATACCGAAAAAGGTCAGACTACCATCGAGGTTACGGATTACAAACGACCTGAATTCGAAATCACCTTTCACAAACCGACACGAACTTATTTTGTCGGTGATATCGTCCGGCTGGAAGGACAGGTCGGAAGCTTTTCCGGCGTAAAAATGGCTAATACCGAAATCAATTATACCATTTCAGTATCATCGCCGATATTCTATTTTCCACGTAGAGACATCACAATCCACGGTATTACCAGAAGTAACGCCGAGGGAAATTTCGAAATTACTTTTAAAGCCCAGGATATTCCGTCCTATCCCTCTTTCCGCAACTCCTATCTCTATGAAATAAAGGTAAAAGTGACGGATACCAAAGGTGAAACAGAGGAAGCGGGCACGAGTATTCCCATCTATTCCGGCAAAGCAACCCCAGCTTTACAAATCCCGGAACAAGTGAATAAACAACAACGTACTGCTTTTCATATCTCACTAGAGGAAATCGGTAACGACTCCAGTGCTTATCCGGTAAAGTACACCATACAAAAATTGGTATCCCCCAAACAATTACAAACCAATTTAGAAATCAAAGACACTATCGTAGAAAAAAACATCCTTGAAGGTCATCTAGCCGTCTTCCGAAAAGATTCTATTTTTCCGGATTTAACCCAACAAACATCAGGTATATATTTATTTACAGTGGAATGCAACCAAATCAAGACAAATCGAGTCTTTTTCCTCTATTCCCCTCTGGATCAGAAACCACCTTTCCCGACCTACGAGTGGATTGTCAGAGAAAAGACCACTTGCCGTCCGGGTGAAACAGCACGTATTCTTTTCGGTACTTCAGTCAAAGAAGCCTATGTCAGATATGATATTTATACTTCCGATAAATTAATCAAACGGTCTTACCCTGTTCTTTCAGACGAAGTGCTTTCGATCGATATCCCTTTTCTGAAAGAATACGGAAAACAAATCTGGTTGTATATCTCCTATGTAAAGGACAAAAAGTTTTTCTCGGAGATCATCCCTATCCAAAAGACAGAACCGGATCGTAAGTTAACCGTAGAGACCAAAGTTTTCAGAGACCACCTTACCCCGGGACAATCGGAAAGCTGGAAATTTCGGGTTGTCGATGCTGCAGGCAAACCTGTGACAGCAGAGCTATTGGCCATGATGTACGATGCCTCCCTCGATAAAATCGCACCTTATTATTTTAATTTTCAACCGACTCACTTAAATCCTGGCGAACCTTATTCATGGGGGGCTCCATTCCATTATAACCTCGAGAACCGGATTATTTTGTGGAGTAATATCTTTAAACGTCCTTCTTATCCTGTCACACCTCTTTCTTTCAGTGAATTACAGACTTATGTATCTTCACATTCCCATTATCGGTTTTCAACCAAAGCGTTGGGAAATACCTACATGACCGGTTCAGCCAAGTTGGTTGCCAGTGATTTTGCAGAAGCGGCATTAGACGAAGCCGGATCATCCGGAATGCCAACCCCCGAAATAAACTACCGGGAGAACTTCCAGGAGACCGCCTTTTTCTATCCCCAACTACAAACAGATCCGGAAGGATATGTCGATATCAGTTTTACTATACCTGACGCGACAACCCAATGGAAATTCACAGCTCTCGCCACGACACCCGCCTTACTGTTCGGGCAATTATCCGAAACGATCGTTACTTCCAAACCGCTGATGGTACGCCCGAATCTGCCCCGTTTCCTCAGAACCGGCGATCAGACGGAATTGCAAGTAACTGTCAGTAACCTGTCGGATACTCTTCAGCAAGGCAAAGTAAACTTTGAATTTTTCGATCCGGCAAATCAAAAAGTTTTCATGCAGCAAAATCAGACTTTCCGGACACACCCCCAGGGCAGTCAAACGCTAACTTTCCAGTTCACTGTACCGGCAGATATCGATTTGCTGGGATTCAGAGTATCCGCTCAAAGCGGGCACTTCAGTGATGGCGAGCAACATTTGCTCCCCGTATTGCCGACAGAAACTTTAATCACTCAGACCTTACCGATCTACACGAATCAGACCGGCAAGCATACCTTTACGCTAAAACAACCCAACACCACGATCACTCCTTATCGGCTAACTTTCGAATTAACCGAGAATCCGATCTGGTATGCTGTTTTGGCTATCCCCTCCATACAACAACCTCAGAACGAAAATATCACCGACTTATCAGGTGCCTATTATGTCAACAGCATAACCCAGCGTATTATACATGCCAATCCTCATATCGCCGGAGTTATCCGCAGCTGGCATCTATCCGCAGACGACCCGACTTTATTGTCCAAACTGGAACAGAACCAAGAGCTGAAATCCATTTTGCTGGAAGCTTCACCTTGGGTAATGCAAGCACAATCGGAAACAGAATGTATACAGAGTTTGGTTCAATTATTCGACCAAAACAGATTAGATTACCAACAAAAAAGTATACTCCAAAAGCTTGCAGCATTACAAAATCCGACAGGAGGCTGGAGTTGGTTCAAAGGAATGTATCCGAGTCGTTTTATGACTGCCAATGTTCTTGCGATTATGGCCAGGGCTAATCTTACCGGCCAACGGGCTTTCAATGAGCAAGAGAAAGAGATGCAAATAAAAGCACTTCGTTACCTGGATAATGAAATCCGAAAAGATTTTGAGACAACTCCCCAACGAATCGGATACGAACAAATCCTTTACCTCTATGTCAGGAGTCTATATCGGGATATCCCCTTGGGAGATGCTTTGAAAGCACACAAATATTTTATAGCATTAGCTCAAAAGCAATGGAGCGATTTCACTCTGTATGAAAAAGCTTTAACTGCCGTTACATTAAACCGGTACGGTTTTAAGCAAGAAGCACAAAACATACTGAAATCCCTGCGCCAATATGCAGTCACGAATAATGAACAAGGGATGTACTGGCCTAATAACCGGAGACAAATTTACAGAAATTCAGCCATTCAGACTCACGTTGCCTTGATGGAAGCTTTTTACGAGTTAGAAGGGAATACGCCCGAGACCGAATTGATGAAACAATGGTTACTCCGGCAAAAACAAACTCAAAATTGGGGCAACGTCCCTTCTACCGTCGATGCGATCTATGCCCTGCTGTTAACGGGAAAAGATCGACTGAATCAATCCGAAAAAGTAACTGTCGAATTGGGGAAACAGATGTTACCGATCCCCACTACCGCCAATCCATTAGGTTATTTGAAGCATACTTATACATCATCCGAAATTCAACCCGATATGCTGAGCGTCGAAATCAACAAAATGACCGACTCTCCCAGCTGGGGCGGCTTATATTTGCAATACTTCGAAAAATTCGATCAGGTAGAGCAGCAGAAAGGAGTACTCAGTGTCACTAAAAAGCTCTTTATTGAAAAAATAGGTCCGGACGGCAAAAAAGAACTCCTTCCTCTCGGCCGACAAAACCTGAAAACAGGAGATAAAGTGGTTACCCGCCTAACGCTTTCTTTAAAGCAAGACATGGATTTTCTTTACCTGAAAGATTTCAGAGCAGCCTGTTTCGAACCTATCAGGCAGTTATCGGGCAATCAATGGAAATTCGGTACCGTATACTATGAAGAATCTAAAGATGCCGTTACCAATTTCTTTTTCAATTCTCTGGCCAAAGGTACCTACGTATTGGAATACCCGGTATGGGTAAATCAGGCAGGCACCTATCAGGACGGGATCGCAACTTTCCAAAGCATGTACGCCCCGGAATATACGGCCTATAGTGAGGCAGGAAAAATAACCGTAACCAAGTAA
- a CDS encoding response regulator transcription factor — MAQKILLVEDDPCFGSVLKSYLELSDYEVTLCVNGNDGLEAFRKDKFDICLLDVMMPEMDGFTLGKKIREIDGNVPFVYITAKSMKEDMKQGYEIGADDYIVKPFDSEVLILKIKAILSRSKHEEAEPKPKFITIGEYVFNTELRTITKNEEQIKLTPKEARLLELLYNYKDGLLPREKALTEIWGTNDYFTARSMDVYVTKLRKYFKDDQNIKIENVHGSGFRLVIEE, encoded by the coding sequence ATGGCACAGAAAATATTGTTAGTGGAAGATGACCCCTGTTTTGGTTCGGTATTGAAATCTTATTTGGAATTATCCGATTATGAAGTTACTTTATGTGTGAATGGTAACGATGGTTTGGAGGCTTTCCGGAAAGATAAGTTCGACATCTGTTTACTGGATGTTATGATGCCTGAAATGGACGGTTTTACCTTAGGTAAAAAAATTCGTGAGATCGATGGAAATGTGCCCTTTGTTTATATCACGGCTAAAAGTATGAAAGAAGATATGAAACAAGGTTATGAGATCGGGGCGGATGATTATATTGTAAAGCCTTTTGATTCTGAAGTACTGATTTTGAAGATTAAAGCGATCCTTAGCCGTAGTAAACACGAAGAAGCCGAGCCTAAACCGAAATTTATCACTATCGGTGAATATGTGTTCAATACCGAATTGCGGACGATCACAAAAAATGAGGAACAAATCAAATTGACCCCGAAAGAGGCTCGTCTGCTGGAATTGCTGTATAATTATAAAGATGGCTTGTTACCCCGTGAGAAAGCATTGACCGAGATATGGGGGACCAATGATTATTTTACAGCCAGAAGTATGGATGTTTATGTGACTAAATTGAGGAAATATTTTAAAGATGATCAGAATATAAAGATAGAGAACGTTCACGGCTCCGGTTTCCGGTTGGTGATTGAAGAGTAA